The proteins below come from a single Faecalibaculum rodentium genomic window:
- a CDS encoding nitrilase-related carbon-nitrogen hydrolase: MQGSLKLQLIEPETTGDVQENIRRMQNAVNEKAQFVLLPELWNCPYDNAEIRKAAGFGEACRQAMAEAARKNTVWLAGSIPWQDPADGRIYNMAFVFDADGAEVCRYAKTHLMEVHTPHSHYSEAEVFTPGDRFETFETPWGKMGILVCYDIRFPEPARILGDAGIRLLLLPAAFNEAVGRKHWHSLLCARAIENQIFVAGCNPDYAWGKYKAWGHSLVVSPDGVILQEGSGMVTLDLSETDRIRQRMPYRKIRRRDLYDRTGCTVSSTGTVRPDRRTG, translated from the coding sequence ATGCAGGGCAGTCTGAAGCTGCAGCTGATCGAGCCGGAAACCACAGGGGATGTACAGGAGAACATTCGGCGGATGCAGAATGCCGTGAATGAGAAAGCACAGTTTGTCCTGCTGCCTGAACTGTGGAACTGTCCCTATGACAATGCCGAGATCCGCAAAGCAGCGGGATTCGGGGAAGCGTGCCGTCAGGCCATGGCAGAAGCTGCCCGGAAAAACACGGTATGGCTGGCCGGGTCGATTCCCTGGCAGGATCCGGCGGATGGCCGCATATACAACATGGCATTTGTGTTTGATGCGGATGGAGCCGAGGTCTGCCGGTATGCCAAGACCCATCTGATGGAAGTGCACACACCACACTCCCATTACTCGGAGGCGGAGGTGTTCACACCGGGTGACCGGTTTGAGACCTTTGAGACTCCCTGGGGAAAGATGGGCATCCTGGTCTGTTATGACATCCGGTTCCCGGAACCAGCCAGGATCCTGGGGGATGCGGGTATTCGGCTGCTTCTGCTGCCGGCGGCCTTCAATGAAGCTGTCGGCAGGAAACACTGGCATTCACTGCTTTGTGCCAGGGCCATCGAGAACCAGATCTTTGTCGCGGGGTGCAATCCGGACTATGCCTGGGGGAAGTACAAGGCCTGGGGGCATTCTCTGGTGGTGTCGCCGGATGGCGTGATCCTGCAGGAAGGAAGCGGGATGGTGACGCTGGATCTGTCGGAGACAGACCGGATCCGGCAACGGATGCCCTACAGAAAGATCAGGAGACGGGACCTGTATGACCGTACTGGCTGCACAGTCTCGTCAACCGGGACTGTGCGGCCAGACCGTCGTACAGGATGA